One stretch of Eggerthella lenta DSM 2243 DNA includes these proteins:
- a CDS encoding MptD family putative ECF transporter S component: MKTTSSGAALGSSPASAGGRLNGKDFINIGIFTAIYFVIVFAVACLGFIPIFMVLICGIIPLVAGIPYMLYLTRVKKFGMITIMGLLVGIIMFVTGMGYFSIVTGLVCGLIADLIVRAGGYANAKMSVLSHGVFSCWMIGNFLPMLLTADSYYATMRGQFGDAYVNELMGYLQPWAYPAMLIACFVTGIVGGFIGLKVLGKHFKRAGIA; this comes from the coding sequence ATGAAGACGACCTCGTCCGGAGCCGCGCTGGGCTCCTCGCCCGCCTCCGCAGGCGGAAGGCTGAACGGCAAGGACTTCATCAACATCGGCATATTCACCGCCATCTACTTCGTCATCGTGTTCGCGGTGGCGTGCCTGGGCTTCATTCCCATCTTTATGGTGCTCATCTGCGGCATCATCCCACTCGTCGCGGGCATCCCCTACATGCTGTACCTCACCCGCGTGAAGAAGTTCGGCATGATCACCATCATGGGGCTGCTCGTGGGCATCATCATGTTCGTCACGGGCATGGGCTACTTCAGCATCGTCACCGGATTGGTATGCGGCCTGATCGCCGACCTCATCGTGCGCGCTGGGGGCTACGCCAACGCGAAGATGAGCGTGTTGTCGCACGGCGTGTTCAGCTGCTGGATGATCGGCAACTTCCTGCCCATGCTGCTCACGGCCGACAGCTACTACGCCACCATGCGCGGGCAATTCGGCGACGCCTACGTCAACGAGCTCATGGGCTACCTGCAGCCGTGGGCGTACCCGGCCATGTTGATCGCGTGCTTCGTCACCGGCATCGTCGGCGGGTTCATCGGCCTCAAGGTGCTGGGGAAGCACTTCAAGCGTGCGGGCATCGCGTAG
- a CDS encoding energy-coupling factor transporter transmembrane component T, with protein MAVELLQTGAVERTVRLDPRTKLVLLVSVSTALLVGGSGPVMDAARVLMLLAPFALLAVSGRIGAAAGLLVAYAASWSLTALAVPLVEGPLNFAIVASCMIASRFLPTIATAYFVFATTTVSEFMAAAERVHAPQWLVIPLSVLFRFFPTLGEEARAVGSAMRMRNLRLGKAGPVSLVEYRLVPLISCAVQIGEDLSAASLTRGLGAPVRRTNICDIGFGAADVVVWAACAVSVGLLVASSLGWIGA; from the coding sequence ATGGCCGTGGAACTGCTGCAGACCGGGGCCGTGGAGCGCACCGTGCGCCTGGATCCTCGCACCAAGCTCGTGCTGCTCGTTTCAGTGTCGACCGCGCTGTTGGTAGGCGGGAGCGGTCCGGTCATGGACGCGGCGCGCGTGCTCATGCTGCTGGCTCCCTTCGCGCTGCTGGCCGTGTCGGGCCGCATCGGCGCGGCGGCGGGGCTGTTGGTCGCCTACGCGGCATCGTGGAGCCTCACCGCGCTCGCGGTGCCCCTGGTCGAAGGGCCCTTGAACTTCGCTATCGTGGCCTCGTGCATGATCGCCTCGCGCTTTCTGCCCACCATCGCCACGGCGTACTTCGTGTTCGCCACCACCACGGTGTCGGAGTTCATGGCCGCAGCCGAGCGCGTACATGCGCCGCAATGGCTGGTCATCCCGCTGTCGGTGCTGTTCCGCTTCTTCCCCACCCTCGGCGAGGAGGCGCGCGCCGTGGGCTCCGCCATGCGCATGCGCAACCTGAGGCTGGGCAAGGCTGGTCCGGTATCGCTCGTGGAGTACCGCCTGGTGCCGCTCATCTCGTGCGCCGTGCAGATAGGCGAGGACCTGTCGGCCGCGTCGCTGACGCGCGGGCTGGGCGCGCCCGTCAGGCGGACGAACATCTGCGACATCGGCTTCGGCGCGGCGGACGTCGTCGTGTGGGCGGCGTGCGCCGTGTCGGTAGGGCTGCTCGTGGCGAGCAGCCTCGGTTGGATAGGGGCTTGA
- a CDS encoding helix-turn-helix domain-containing protein, producing MKSLEYLATRNAGRFDIVEKDGPRTVFRLALDNGASGIVEDWELFEGVNLTFNDIPHGSLTWKSSEPRSLHIEWCQQGRGEIASANGKSYFIHERECAVHDQRIIKRQMRYPMPRYVGLTLSIEYETGSSTLRAHDATGGVDFNALRERYAGGDGCRIFLPDDTLASLLASFYRIDDRARIERMRLKALELVALLDATERPVWKTFPYCTHDHALALERALDLLGSNLDEDLALEDAARCANMGLSTFKQRFLHAYGLSPMAYRRQCRVEEGARLLAGSRESVASVAARVGYRNPSKFAAAFVERFGATPSAWRARG from the coding sequence ATGAAAAGCCTTGAGTACCTGGCCACGCGCAACGCCGGCCGCTTCGATATCGTCGAGAAGGACGGCCCGCGCACCGTGTTCCGGCTCGCGCTGGACAACGGAGCGTCCGGCATCGTAGAGGACTGGGAGCTGTTCGAGGGCGTGAACCTCACGTTCAACGACATCCCGCATGGCTCGCTGACCTGGAAGAGCAGCGAGCCTCGTTCGCTTCATATCGAATGGTGCCAGCAGGGCCGCGGCGAGATAGCCAGCGCCAACGGCAAAAGCTACTTCATCCACGAAAGAGAATGCGCGGTGCACGACCAGCGCATCATCAAGCGGCAAATGCGCTACCCCATGCCCCGTTACGTGGGGCTGACGCTCAGCATCGAGTACGAGACCGGCAGCTCCACGCTCAGGGCGCACGACGCGACGGGCGGCGTCGACTTCAACGCGCTGCGCGAGCGCTATGCTGGCGGGGACGGATGCCGCATCTTCCTGCCCGACGACACTCTGGCATCCCTGCTGGCCTCGTTCTACCGCATCGACGATCGGGCGCGCATCGAGCGCATGCGCCTGAAGGCCCTCGAGCTGGTCGCGCTGCTCGACGCCACCGAGCGCCCCGTGTGGAAGACGTTTCCCTATTGCACCCACGATCATGCGCTCGCCCTCGAACGCGCGCTCGACCTGCTCGGCAGCAACCTGGACGAAGACCTCGCGCTCGAAGATGCGGCGCGCTGCGCGAACATGGGCCTCTCCACGTTCAAGCAGCGCTTCCTGCACGCCTATGGGCTGTCGCCCATGGCGTACCGCCGCCAATGCCGCGTCGAGGAAGGCGCGCGTCTGCTTGCGGGGAGCCGCGAGAGCGTCGCCAGCGTCGCGGCGCGCGTGGGCTACCGCAACCCCAGCAAGTTCGCCGCCGCCTTCGTCGAGCGCTTCGGCGCGACCCCCTCGGCCTGGCGCGCCCGCGGCTGA
- a CDS encoding TetR/AcrR family transcriptional regulator — protein MPAIFTEADREELRRRMFDAGWDLIVEKGVRSLRVEDVASRVGIAKGTFYSFFPSKEEFAYSIVKANRRAVMDLFEELCEQEGGRLGRDAMRTWLRSLWYSDRNIYRYATAEDFAYLSRRWPDEHSFDPEVDRVTMGRIMERLEGVRPDADWRVVANLQKGIALMLLDRSLMHAEALDAAVDAVIEAICDELFGRKG, from the coding sequence ATGCCCGCGATATTCACCGAGGCCGACCGCGAGGAGCTCCGCCGCCGCATGTTCGACGCCGGGTGGGACCTCATCGTCGAGAAGGGCGTCCGCAGCTTGCGCGTGGAGGACGTGGCGAGCCGGGTCGGCATCGCCAAAGGCACGTTCTACAGCTTCTTCCCCTCGAAGGAGGAGTTCGCGTACTCCATCGTGAAGGCGAATCGCCGCGCGGTCATGGACCTGTTCGAGGAGCTGTGCGAGCAGGAGGGCGGCCGCCTGGGCCGCGACGCCATGCGCACGTGGCTGCGATCGCTGTGGTACAGCGATCGCAACATCTACCGCTACGCCACCGCCGAGGACTTCGCCTACCTCTCCCGGCGTTGGCCCGACGAGCACAGCTTCGATCCCGAGGTCGATCGCGTCACGATGGGCCGGATCATGGAGCGCCTCGAGGGCGTGCGTCCCGATGCGGACTGGCGCGTGGTGGCGAACCTCCAGAAGGGCATCGCGCTCATGCTGCTCGACCGGAGCCTCATGCACGCGGAGGCCCTCGACGCCGCCGTCGACGCCGTCATCGAAGCCATCTGCGACGAGCTGTTCGGCCGGAAGGGCTAA
- a CDS encoding ABC transporter ATP-binding protein produces MATPACKPALRTVFSSAQREFYESLAAGGGARASTGAADEGAPPPAAAPEGSQAPAAVPSPAAPAAGPAAPGARPAAEPPAKNARPKQGLARLMELAGSRARPLAGACALAVLSAAARLAPYFTIYLMVRAIILNWNDLGALDLPFLWGLAFATVGAAVLHGATGYLSMMLAHRAAFDVLYEVRLQLMDKLARIPSGYFNQVRQGEIKKVLNDDVEKIEGFIAHNLSDTVCAVALPLLTIAALAFVDWRLALLLVVPIVVSFLLLGSALGSPEGAACQRAMAQSREKLNGTTVEFVHGMPVVKVFNRSLAAFGRFEADAREFVGNIKWATWFNARGMGKLYAAAGTQMLLLLPAVLIILPTAASYADFLSTALLFFLVGGGMKEPVMQMITQALGVNGINASVARIDEVLAEPELSQPEHPVEPTAFDLAFEHVTFSYDGKKNAVEDVTFRVPAGSVVGLVGPSGGGKSTLAALGLRFFDPQEGRIALGGVDLRDIAPERLTELASSVFQDSFVLDDTVENNILMGSSAPHERVVAAAEAASIADVIDALPQGYRTVVGADGTRLSGGEAQRLAIARAMLRDTPLIILDEATAYADAENEAKIQDAFAQLAARKTVLVIAHRMKTVRTADLIVVVDEGRVVGTGTHDDLMDACPLYRSMVDADERKDAWTLTVGKEG; encoded by the coding sequence ATGGCGACGCCCGCGTGCAAACCAGCGCTCAGAACCGTGTTCTCAAGCGCCCAACGGGAGTTCTACGAATCGCTGGCGGCGGGAGGGGGCGCGCGGGCAAGCACGGGCGCCGCAGACGAGGGCGCACCGCCGCCCGCCGCAGCGCCCGAGGGGTCGCAGGCCCCTGCGGCCGTCCCCTCCCCTGCCGCCCCCGCCGCGGGCCCAGCCGCACCCGGTGCCCGGCCTGCCGCCGAGCCCCCGGCCAAGAACGCCCGCCCCAAGCAGGGCCTCGCACGGCTCATGGAGCTTGCGGGCAGCCGGGCGCGCCCGCTCGCAGGCGCCTGCGCGCTGGCCGTGCTCTCGGCGGCGGCGCGGCTCGCGCCGTACTTCACCATCTACCTCATGGTGCGCGCCATCATCCTGAACTGGAACGACCTGGGCGCGCTCGACCTGCCCTTCCTCTGGGGCCTCGCGTTTGCCACGGTGGGCGCGGCCGTCCTGCACGGCGCAACGGGCTACCTCTCCATGATGCTCGCCCACCGGGCCGCCTTCGACGTGCTGTACGAAGTGCGCCTGCAGCTCATGGACAAGCTCGCCCGCATCCCGTCAGGCTATTTCAACCAGGTGCGCCAAGGGGAGATCAAGAAGGTGCTCAACGACGACGTGGAGAAGATCGAGGGGTTCATCGCCCACAACCTCTCCGACACGGTGTGCGCCGTCGCCCTGCCGCTGCTGACCATCGCCGCCCTCGCGTTCGTCGATTGGCGGCTGGCGTTGCTGCTGGTGGTTCCCATCGTCGTTTCGTTCCTCCTGCTGGGCAGCGCGCTGGGAAGCCCCGAGGGCGCGGCATGCCAGCGGGCCATGGCGCAAAGCCGGGAGAAGCTCAACGGCACCACGGTCGAGTTCGTGCACGGCATGCCGGTGGTCAAGGTGTTCAACCGCAGCTTGGCCGCATTCGGGCGCTTCGAGGCGGACGCACGCGAGTTCGTGGGCAACATCAAGTGGGCCACCTGGTTCAACGCCCGCGGCATGGGCAAGCTGTACGCCGCCGCGGGGACGCAGATGCTCCTGCTGCTGCCCGCCGTGCTCATCATCCTGCCCACGGCGGCGTCCTACGCCGACTTCCTTTCGACGGCGTTGCTGTTCTTCCTGGTGGGAGGCGGCATGAAGGAGCCGGTCATGCAGATGATCACGCAGGCCCTCGGCGTGAACGGCATCAACGCCTCCGTCGCGCGCATCGACGAGGTGCTGGCCGAGCCCGAGCTCTCGCAACCCGAGCACCCGGTCGAGCCCACGGCGTTCGATCTGGCGTTCGAACACGTCACGTTCTCCTACGACGGGAAGAAGAACGCCGTGGAAGACGTCACCTTCCGCGTTCCCGCGGGCTCCGTCGTGGGCCTCGTGGGCCCGTCGGGCGGCGGGAAGTCCACCCTCGCGGCGCTCGGCCTGCGCTTCTTCGACCCGCAGGAGGGCCGCATCGCGCTCGGCGGCGTCGACCTGCGGGACATCGCGCCCGAGCGCCTGACCGAGCTGGCCTCCTCGGTGTTCCAGGATTCGTTCGTCCTCGACGACACCGTGGAGAACAACATCCTCATGGGCTCGTCCGCGCCGCACGAGCGCGTGGTCGCCGCCGCCGAAGCCGCCAGCATCGCCGACGTGATCGACGCGCTGCCCCAGGGATACCGAACCGTCGTCGGCGCAGACGGCACGCGGCTCTCAGGAGGCGAGGCCCAGCGCCTCGCCATCGCCCGCGCCATGCTGCGCGACACGCCCCTCATCATCCTCGACGAGGCCACGGCCTACGCCGACGCCGAGAACGAGGCGAAGATACAAGATGCGTTCGCCCAGTTGGCCGCCAGGAAAACCGTGCTAGTCATCGCCCACCGCATGAAAACCGTGCGCACCGCCGACCTCATCGTCGTCGTGGACGAGGGGCGCGTGGTCGGCACGGGCACGCACGACGACCTCATGGACGCCTGCCCGCTCTACCGCTCGATGGTGGACGCGGACGAGCGCAAGGACGCGTGGACGCTCACCGTCGGAAAGGAAGGATGA
- a CDS encoding ABC transporter ATP-binding protein: protein MDAGNAVVADDACVGAPERGPASAEKREPNPVALLLAWSEENRGRYALSVLLAVIGVAGSIVPYVAAGQMIVGVLGGVRDFGFYLMWCGVAAAGYAGYIVCHHASTAVSHKATFSTISKVRRRIADKLTRVPLGYVLDTPSGKLKNIMVEKVDSIETTLAHVVPEMTSNLLVPVAVVAFMFALDWRMALVALVTLPIGFVAYMGMMKDYDRWYAKTVQAGEDMSTTAVEYVNGIEVIKAFGRSASSYEKFSETVGRYARSFIDWMHHVQIFQDLGLAIWPATLVTVLPVGCLFILQGTLEPATLVMVAVLSLSIFPPLYAAMSFIDSLAQIGTVVEQITAILDEPEQRRASASVGAEALAQPRGTRIELEGVRFSYGREEVVHGVDLAIEPGQVTALVGPSGSGKSTLARLIAGFWDADAGTVRLGGVPVGELSAEQLAGCISYVEQDNYLFDDTVMENIRMGRPGASDEEVVAVAKASGCHEFIEALEHGYRTVVGGAGGHLSGGERQRIAIARAMLKDAPVVMLDEATAYTDPENEAIIEQAVGKLVAGKTLVVIAHRLSTIVDADKIVVVRDGRIEAQGTHDELMAGCPLYAGMYRAHIDAKDAA, encoded by the coding sequence ATGGATGCGGGAAACGCGGTTGTTGCGGACGATGCCTGCGTCGGCGCGCCCGAGCGGGGCCCGGCGTCCGCGGAGAAGCGGGAGCCGAACCCGGTGGCGCTGCTGCTGGCGTGGTCGGAGGAGAACAGGGGCCGCTACGCGCTGTCGGTGCTGCTGGCCGTGATCGGCGTGGCGGGCAGCATCGTGCCGTACGTGGCGGCGGGGCAGATGATCGTGGGCGTGCTGGGCGGGGTGCGCGACTTCGGCTTCTACCTCATGTGGTGCGGCGTGGCGGCGGCGGGCTACGCCGGCTACATCGTGTGCCACCACGCCTCGACCGCCGTGTCGCACAAGGCCACCTTCTCCACCATCAGCAAGGTGCGCCGGCGCATCGCCGACAAGCTCACGCGCGTGCCACTGGGCTACGTGCTGGACACGCCTTCGGGCAAGCTCAAGAACATCATGGTGGAGAAGGTGGACAGCATCGAGACGACGCTGGCGCACGTGGTGCCCGAGATGACGTCGAACCTGCTGGTGCCCGTTGCCGTGGTGGCGTTCATGTTCGCGCTCGACTGGCGCATGGCGCTCGTGGCGCTCGTCACGCTGCCCATCGGGTTCGTGGCCTACATGGGCATGATGAAGGACTACGACCGGTGGTACGCGAAAACGGTGCAGGCCGGCGAGGACATGAGCACCACGGCGGTCGAGTACGTGAACGGCATCGAGGTGATCAAGGCGTTCGGCCGGTCGGCCAGCTCCTACGAGAAGTTCTCGGAGACGGTGGGCCGCTACGCGCGCTCGTTCATCGACTGGATGCACCACGTGCAGATCTTCCAGGACCTGGGCCTGGCCATCTGGCCGGCCACGCTGGTGACGGTGCTGCCGGTGGGATGCCTGTTCATCCTGCAGGGCACGCTCGAGCCGGCCACGCTCGTGATGGTCGCCGTGCTGTCGCTGTCCATCTTCCCGCCGCTGTACGCGGCCATGAGCTTCATCGACTCGCTCGCGCAGATCGGCACGGTGGTGGAGCAGATCACCGCCATCCTCGACGAGCCGGAGCAGCGCCGCGCCTCGGCGTCGGTCGGCGCCGAGGCCCTGGCGCAGCCGCGCGGCACGCGCATCGAGCTCGAGGGCGTGCGCTTCTCCTACGGGCGCGAGGAGGTCGTCCACGGCGTGGACCTGGCCATCGAGCCGGGGCAGGTGACGGCGCTCGTCGGGCCGTCCGGGTCGGGCAAGTCGACGCTCGCGCGCCTGATCGCCGGGTTCTGGGACGCGGACGCCGGCACGGTGCGCCTTGGCGGCGTGCCGGTGGGCGAGCTCTCGGCCGAGCAGCTTGCGGGCTGCATCTCGTACGTCGAGCAGGACAACTACCTGTTCGACGACACGGTGATGGAGAACATCCGCATGGGCAGGCCGGGCGCTTCCGACGAGGAGGTGGTGGCCGTGGCGAAGGCGAGCGGCTGCCACGAGTTCATCGAGGCGCTCGAGCACGGCTACCGGACGGTGGTGGGCGGCGCGGGCGGCCACCTCTCGGGCGGCGAGCGCCAGCGCATCGCCATCGCGCGCGCCATGCTCAAGGACGCGCCCGTGGTCATGCTCGACGAGGCCACGGCGTACACCGACCCCGAGAACGAGGCGATCATCGAGCAGGCCGTGGGCAAGCTGGTGGCGGGCAAGACGCTCGTCGTCATCGCGCACCGCCTGTCCACCATCGTCGATGCCGACAAGATCGTCGTCGTGCGCGACGGGCGCATCGAGGCCCAGGGCACGCACGACGAGCTCATGGCCGGTTGCCCGCTGTACGCGGGCATGTACCGCGCCCACATCGACGCCAAAGACGCGGCATAG
- a CDS encoding ABC transporter ATP-binding protein, whose product MGRLKESIDRLTFGNPRRCVRFVLWRFLDSLVTSVPSVVMVVATWLLVQPIVHPGAALDFVALWACVAVLAAQVLASYATSHKVYVLSCAGTADAVLDARLAMGEKLRRLPLGFYQRHDAGDIDSVLLRDYETVENYGAEVLSQAGMIAAKTTLSAVVLAFFDWRLALATFAVVPCALPFLWKGFNAMAQSSGRLTKASQECSSRTIEYVAGIRTLKAFNLAGTRFDSLRASFEELRKASLGKEEASRPVGVFGRALLLAGAGVVMLAGCALLQAQAVHPFVLLMFLLLALGIYEPIVTLFYFLSDFGNADAAGKRIERLLAEPELPEPPAEAPAAPHGHGIAFDDVSFSYGGDERALEHVSLTIPEGGLTALVGPSGSGKSTVAKLAARFWDPQAGTVTLGGADLARRAADDVLAGTSVVFQDVYLFHDTVAENIRMGRADATDEDVREAARLAACLDFIEALPDGFDTVVGEGGCTLSGGEKQRISIARALLKDAPVVLLDEATSSLDPANEVAVQQAIAELVKRKTVMAIAHRLQSVRDADNIVVLDSGRVESQGTHDELLARSPLYAALWAEQQRANGWKIKPEASPRP is encoded by the coding sequence ATGGGACGCCTGAAAGAAAGCATCGACCGGCTCACCTTCGGCAACCCGCGACGCTGCGTGCGCTTCGTGCTGTGGCGCTTCCTCGACTCGCTCGTGACGTCCGTGCCGTCCGTGGTCATGGTGGTGGCCACCTGGCTGCTCGTGCAGCCGATCGTCCATCCGGGCGCCGCGCTCGACTTCGTCGCGCTGTGGGCCTGCGTCGCGGTGCTGGCGGCGCAGGTGCTGGCCTCCTACGCCACGTCGCACAAGGTCTACGTGCTGTCGTGCGCCGGCACGGCCGACGCCGTGCTCGACGCGCGGCTGGCCATGGGCGAGAAGCTGCGCCGGCTGCCGCTCGGGTTCTACCAGCGCCACGACGCGGGGGACATCGACAGCGTGCTGCTGCGCGATTACGAGACGGTGGAGAACTACGGCGCCGAGGTGCTGTCGCAAGCGGGCATGATCGCGGCGAAGACCACGCTGTCGGCCGTGGTGCTGGCCTTCTTCGACTGGCGCCTGGCCCTGGCCACCTTCGCGGTGGTGCCCTGCGCGCTGCCCTTCCTCTGGAAGGGGTTCAACGCGATGGCGCAGAGCAGCGGGCGCTTGACGAAAGCCTCCCAGGAATGCTCGTCGCGCACCATCGAGTACGTGGCAGGCATCCGCACGCTCAAAGCGTTCAACCTCGCAGGCACCCGCTTCGACTCGCTGCGCGCCAGCTTCGAAGAGCTGAGGAAGGCATCGCTCGGCAAGGAGGAGGCCAGCCGACCGGTGGGCGTGTTCGGCCGCGCGCTGCTGCTCGCCGGCGCCGGCGTGGTCATGCTGGCCGGATGCGCGCTGCTCCAAGCGCAGGCGGTGCATCCGTTCGTGCTGCTCATGTTCCTGCTCTTGGCGCTCGGCATCTACGAGCCCATCGTGACCCTGTTCTACTTCCTGTCCGATTTCGGCAACGCGGACGCCGCGGGAAAGCGCATCGAGCGCCTGCTCGCCGAGCCCGAGCTTCCCGAGCCGCCCGCGGAGGCGCCGGCCGCGCCACACGGGCACGGCATCGCGTTCGACGACGTGAGCTTCTCCTACGGCGGCGACGAACGCGCGCTGGAACACGTGAGCCTGACCATCCCCGAGGGAGGCCTCACGGCGCTCGTGGGACCCTCGGGTTCGGGCAAGTCGACGGTGGCGAAGCTGGCCGCGCGCTTTTGGGACCCGCAGGCGGGGACGGTGACGCTCGGCGGGGCGGACCTCGCGCGCAGGGCCGCCGACGACGTGCTGGCCGGCACGAGCGTGGTGTTCCAGGACGTGTACCTGTTCCACGACACCGTGGCCGAGAACATCCGCATGGGCCGCGCCGACGCCACCGACGAGGACGTGCGCGAGGCGGCGCGCCTGGCCGCCTGCCTCGATTTCATCGAGGCGCTGCCCGACGGCTTCGACACCGTGGTGGGCGAAGGCGGCTGCACGCTGTCGGGCGGCGAGAAACAGCGCATCTCCATCGCCCGCGCGCTGCTGAAGGACGCGCCGGTCGTGCTCCTGGACGAGGCCACCAGCTCGCTCGATCCCGCCAACGAGGTGGCCGTCCAGCAGGCGATCGCCGAGCTGGTGAAGCGCAAGACCGTGATGGCCATCGCGCACCGCCTGCAATCCGTGCGCGATGCCGACAACATCGTGGTGCTCGACAGCGGCCGCGTGGAAAGCCAGGGAACCCACGACGAGCTGCTCGCACGCAGCCCCCTGTACGCCGCCCTCTGGGCGGAGCAGCAACGGGCCAACGGCTGGAAGATCAAGCCCGAGGCAAGCCCGCGACCCTAG
- a CDS encoding ABC transporter ATP-binding protein — translation MDVEGNRSAGSTSEPTLVMEDVSFSYANGREGAGVRRVDLQAASGEVVLLCGPSGCGKTTLTRLANGLAPHYYEGRVEGRVRVGGLDAADAPLHDTARLVGSVFQNPKSQFFNVDVRGELAFGCENQGMERAEIERRIDTASTAFELEPLMGRSLFDLSGGQKQRIACASATAAGPRLVVLDEPSSNLDFPSMAHLRAAVERWKREGCAVLVAEHRLHYLTDLVDRAYYLRDGAVERQWSGTELRSLDDRELEELGLRTLRLSAAFVQPPAAAEPAEPAGTFALDGFSFSYRRGARSRCALDIPHAQLPRRAVVAVIGANGAGKSTFANALCGLNRCKGTLTVDGRARSRRTRAGSCFQVMQDANHQLFAESVLDEVLLSMAKPDEEAAHRLLAALDLDERAADHPLSLSGGQKQRTCIASALASEREVIVYDEPTSGLDLHRMRQVARLIHDVRRRGAAQLVITHDPEFIMACCSWVVRLEDGGIMESYPLDAAGTRRLSGFFMHEGALDEKP, via the coding sequence ATGGACGTCGAGGGAAACCGAAGCGCGGGCTCGACCAGCGAGCCCACACTCGTCATGGAAGACGTTTCGTTCTCCTACGCGAACGGGCGGGAGGGTGCCGGCGTGCGCCGCGTCGACCTGCAAGCGGCGTCCGGCGAGGTGGTGCTGCTGTGCGGCCCGTCGGGCTGCGGCAAGACCACGCTCACCCGCCTGGCCAACGGCCTCGCGCCCCACTACTACGAGGGCCGCGTGGAAGGACGAGTGCGCGTGGGCGGGCTGGACGCGGCCGACGCACCGCTGCACGACACGGCACGCCTCGTAGGCTCGGTGTTCCAGAACCCGAAGTCCCAGTTCTTCAACGTCGACGTGCGCGGCGAGCTGGCCTTCGGCTGCGAGAACCAGGGCATGGAGCGCGCCGAGATCGAACGGCGCATCGACACCGCATCCACGGCGTTCGAGCTGGAGCCGCTCATGGGGCGGAGCCTTTTCGACCTGTCCGGCGGGCAGAAGCAGCGCATCGCCTGCGCCAGCGCCACCGCCGCCGGGCCACGGCTGGTGGTGCTGGACGAGCCGTCTTCGAACCTGGATTTCCCCTCGATGGCGCACCTGCGCGCCGCCGTCGAGCGCTGGAAGCGCGAGGGCTGCGCGGTGCTGGTGGCGGAGCACCGGCTGCACTACCTGACCGACCTCGTCGACCGGGCCTACTACCTGCGCGACGGGGCGGTCGAGCGCCAGTGGAGCGGAACCGAGCTGCGCTCGCTCGACGACCGGGAGCTGGAAGAGCTCGGGCTGCGAACGCTGCGGCTCTCCGCGGCGTTCGTGCAGCCCCCGGCAGCGGCCGAGCCCGCAGAGCCTGCCGGAACGTTCGCGCTCGACGGCTTCTCTTTCTCCTACCGCCGCGGCGCGCGCTCGCGCTGCGCGCTCGACATCCCGCACGCGCAGCTGCCGCGACGCGCCGTCGTGGCCGTGATCGGCGCGAACGGCGCCGGCAAGTCCACGTTCGCCAACGCGCTGTGCGGCCTCAACCGCTGCAAGGGAACCCTCACCGTCGACGGACGCGCCCGCTCGCGCCGTACGCGCGCAGGCAGCTGCTTCCAGGTGATGCAGGACGCAAACCATCAGCTATTCGCCGAGAGCGTGCTGGACGAGGTGCTGCTGAGCATGGCGAAGCCCGACGAGGAAGCAGCGCATCGCCTGTTGGCCGCGCTCGACCTCGACGAGCGCGCGGCCGACCACCCGCTCTCGCTGTCGGGAGGGCAGAAGCAGCGGACGTGCATCGCGTCCGCCCTGGCCAGCGAACGCGAGGTGATCGTATACGACGAGCCCACGAGCGGGCTCGACCTCCACCGCATGAGGCAGGTCGCCCGGCTGATCCACGACGTGCGGCGTCGCGGGGCGGCGCAGCTCGTGATCACCCACGATCCCGAGTTCATCATGGCCTGCTGTTCGTGGGTGGTGCGCCTCGAGGACGGGGGTATCATGGAATCCTATCCGCTCGACGCGGCGGGAACGCGTCGGCTGAGCGGGTTCTTCATGCACGAAGGAGCTTTGGATGAAAAGCCTTGA
- a CDS encoding TetR/AcrR family transcriptional regulator produces the protein MAAATDETGRGTMRNHKTPAGETAGSERRDARGRLMSCAVAEFMEKGFAGASLRSIAAAADMTTGAIYGYFSGKEALFDAVVAPAADELYARYEGAQDRFYEQPLEAQTFERMRVYEERMMHDLLDFVYDNRDAFVLVFARSAGTAWERYLDRFIELEVRSTARYVREMREHGIGVVEPTPEMSRILAGMFFRGYFEPLLLGLSREAAHAFVADFERFFHAGYETIMSPQPS, from the coding sequence ATGGCTGCAGCGACGGACGAGACCGGGCGGGGGACCATGCGCAACCACAAGACGCCTGCAGGCGAAACGGCGGGAAGCGAGCGGCGCGATGCGCGCGGCCGGCTCATGTCGTGCGCCGTCGCGGAGTTCATGGAGAAGGGGTTCGCCGGAGCTTCGCTGCGCTCGATAGCCGCGGCTGCCGATATGACCACGGGCGCCATCTACGGGTACTTCTCCGGCAAGGAGGCCCTGTTCGACGCCGTCGTGGCCCCGGCCGCCGACGAGCTGTACGCCCGCTACGAGGGCGCCCAGGACCGGTTCTACGAGCAGCCTCTCGAGGCCCAGACGTTCGAGCGGATGAGGGTCTACGAAGAGCGCATGATGCACGATCTGCTCGACTTCGTCTACGACAACCGCGACGCGTTCGTCCTCGTGTTCGCGAGATCGGCCGGCACCGCGTGGGAGCGCTACCTCGACCGCTTCATCGAGCTTGAAGTGCGGAGCACCGCCCGCTACGTGCGCGAGATGCGCGAGCACGGTATCGGGGTCGTCGAGCCCACGCCCGAGATGTCGCGCATCCTGGCCGGCATGTTCTTCCGCGGCTACTTCGAGCCGCTGCTGCTGGGCCTGTCGCGCGAGGCGGCCCACGCGTTCGTCGCCGATTTCGAGCGCTTCTTCCACGCCGGCTACGAGACGATCATGAGCCCCCAGCCGTCGTGA